The following DNA comes from Babylonia areolata isolate BAREFJ2019XMU chromosome 31, ASM4173473v1, whole genome shotgun sequence.
CTGGACtatgtttatttgtatttaaaaaataaaataaaataaataaataaataaaaagaatgattTTAAAAGTAGTTTGTCCATGCCTACATCTTTATTTGCCTGTTCATCATTCTGAAAACATGGATGTCATGTCAGTCATTCACGCGTTTACtttatctcttccctctctcattattcatcatcaatttttatttcatctgttatatcattgattgattgactgattttttttctctccactctttgttgttggttgctgttgtgttgttttttctgttgtaaaTCTCCTGTCAGTAATTCCCtccacgcactgtgtgtgtgtgtgtgtgtgtgtgtgtgtgtgtgtgtgtctgtctgtctgtctgtctgtgtctgtgtctgtgtgtctgtgagtgtgagtcagtgtgtgtgtgtgtgtgtgtgtgtgtgtgtgcgcgcgcgcgcgcgcgtgtgtgtgtgtgagtgtgagtgtgtgtgtgtgtgtgtttgtctgtctgtctgtctgtctgtctgtctgtgcctgtgtgtgtgtgtgtgtgtgtgtgcgtgtgtgtgtgtgtgtgtctgtctgtctgtctgtgtgtctgtgtgcgtctgtctgtctgtctgtctgcctgtgtgtctgtgtctgtgtccatctgtgtctatctgtgcgcCTGTGTGTCTTCTCCCAGCGCGCGTGCACAACCCTTGCCTGGTGGACGGCATCACCTACAAGGACGGCCAGCAGTTTCAGCCcgactgcgcgcgcgtgtgcacgtgccAGAACGGCTTCTACGGCTGTGTCAGCAAGTGCCCGCAGGAGAGCCAGCGGCCTTCGGACAGCACGTGCCACAAGCCCCGCCTCCTCCCCGTGCCGGGCAAGTGCTGCAAGGAGTGGACGTGCGAGAAACTGGACGCGGCCGGGGCGGGCGGTAGTATTCTGGACGGTACCCGAGGTCTGGAAAGCGACAGCCTTATACTGCAGCGGCCTctcttctgtgagtgtgtgggggggggggggggttgggggtagggggggtaaggcgggaggggttgggttgttttttgggttgtttttttttgtttttgtttgtgtgtgtgtgtgtgtgtgtgtgtggtgggggtgggggttaaatgtgatgagagggtgtgtgtggagggttttgatggtgaagggttgggggtgtgggtgcggggggtaggaggaggggtctgggggggggtgagaggtggatggttgatggtgattgtgtttgttaggagggtgagggagggggagcaatggatgggtgtggatgtgggtgcctgtgggggcaggggtatgtgaggggggggggaggctaggggtgttggtgagagtgtgtgtgtgtgtgtgtgtgaagaagaagaagaagaaaacagccaTGGACTACTGaactgacagcattgcagaatggatggAGTGTGAAACAGAGTGCAGaggcccaggctttgacacacaatcgacTGACCTGGAGGGGCATGGTGAtcagcttgtttgtttttatggggggggggggggggttcagtgcgGCGCCCCCAGGACTCTAGTtatgggaggagaagaagaaggaggaggggggaggagagagagggggaggagacggGAGGAGaaagacggaggagaagaaggggagggaggaggacggagggagaagaaggggggagggaggaggaggcgggagaacgaggaggaggtggtggagaaagaggagaagggtgaggagaaagagggaggacaataagaagggggaggaggaggggagaagaagaaggaggagaagaagaagaagaaggaggaggaggaggaagaggaggaggcggaagaagaagacgacgacgatgatgatgatgatgatgatgaatacggTATGGAGACATTGTTAGATGAGaacaggaaattctttttttctctctccctgcgtaAGGCAGACAATACCgattttcgttcttttgttttgtattgtcttgtgggAGGCGCTGTGACCACAgaggtcaggcgttggacttgtggcccagtgttcaccagtgatcagggttccaggccccgtttcggcatggtgttgtgtccttgggaaaggcactttactccgatgttcctcactccacccaggtgtgaatgggaacctgacttcagttggggaaggttaaaacggcggaaggagagaactgggccccgccttcctatgctgagtcctggacacagtggatatgaattcattaccCTTAAGGGCCTGTTTTTGTAACGTTCCATCTTATGTTGCTGTTGGTTACTGAGAAAATGTCTGATTCTGATGTTGTTGAGGGTTTCCGTGTTTTATTCAAGCATTCATTCAGTGATACCACTCACCACAGAAGAACGATTTAACCTATCTATCATTTTgttagagttgtgtgtgtgtgtgtgtgtgtgtgtgtgtgtgtgtgtgtgtgtgtgtgtgtgcgtgtgtgtgtgtgtgtgtgtgaaagagagagagagagcgcgtgctAACGAATGTTTCTTTGtacctgtatgtgtatgtgtgtgcgcgcaggcatgtgttatatatatatatagatagatagatagatagatagatagatagatatcttaaacatgtgtgtgcgtgcgcacgtacgtatatatgtgtttgtacaCGCACTCACCGAcgaatagacacagacacacagatgcacacaaacacacacacacacacacacacacacacacacacacacacacacacacacacaaaatgtgatttctaaacaacaacaacaacaacaacaaatatccgTACTTTACACTCCCACCTTTCCTCTGTCAATTcccacaacccaaccccaccccccaccccccaatcccccccaaaaaaatccccaACGCCAGATCTGACCACCACCAAAgcgaccaccacgaccaccacctccactgTGCGACCATACTGTCGCGGAACGACCAGCCGGTGGTCTCCATGCTCAGCCACCTGTGACGCGGGAGTGTCGGTGAGAATTGTCACGGATCAGGTGACGTGCGCCACGCGACAAGAACGACGCATCTGTCTGCTGCGGCCGTGTGGAACCATCGTCAATAcggaggtagggtgtgtgtgtgtgtgtgtgtgtgtgtgtgtgtgtgtggtgtgtgggcgtgtttagtagcagtagtagcagtggtaacagtatcatcatcattgtcatcattagtagtagtagaagtagtatcatcatattcatcatcatgatggtagtagtagtagtagtagtagtattttagtatcatcatcatcttcttcttcttcgtcgtcgtcattattattgttgttgttttcttcttcttcttcttcttcttcttcttcttcatcaccacaaccaccaccatcatcatcatcatattactactgctgctgctactactgctactgctactactactactactactactacaactatcattatcaccaccatcatcatcagtatcatcaccatcatcatcctcatttttTTCCggcaattattatcatcatattcttTTATCATtgcctttatcattatcatcataatcaaacTGATTCTTGCTGTTCTGTTAACTTATTATTGTGTGACAGTGCGTAGGAtgaacgtgtgtatatatatatatatatatatatatatatatatatatatatatatatatatagtgtgtgtgtgtgtgtgtgtgtttgctgttcctGCTCAGTTTAGgcatttttatcattttgtgtgtcgtatgtgtgtgtgtgtgtgtgtgtgtgcgcgcgcgtgcgtttgtctgCGCAACGGCACCTAATGTAATTTCTCTTTATGACATGACAAAATCATTGTTATCGTACCTTAATTCacgtgcaatataatacatgcagtgttaacctggtgtatttcaatatgtttacaataatgattaatcACAACATTTTGATTAAGTGAATATTTACaataccttatatatatatatatatatatatatatatatatatatatatatatatatatatatatatatatatatatatatatatgaatgtcttatatgGTATCGTTTCTTTTCAATcaagtcatgtttaatgtttttgcGTTGAGTATGATAATTGTCTACCTTTGTTTTGCCGCGCCtggtgtaatttctcttaatgagataataaagttgttgtGTTCTTAacgtatcgtatcttatcttatctttatcttcttttgtttgcccccccccccccacccccaccctccgcccccctccaaagCAGGGCCGCGACAAGTGCACGCCCACCACACGCAGCGAGGGCAAGATGCACGTGCGCTTCATGGACTGCGTCAGCGTGCGCCAGTACCGCCTCAAGTGGTGCACCACGTGCCGGGCCCAGCGCTGCTGCTACCccaagcgcacgcgcacgcgcaccatGCACTTCACGTGCACGGGGGGCACTCGCGAGACTCTGCAGTTCATGTGGATCAAGAAATGTCGCTGCGACCGCCGATGCTATCGCCAGGACAGGAAACGccgaggaagagggggagggggagggaagaagaaggggaaggggaaagggaaggggaagggaggtaacaacaagaggaggaggaggagggggagggggagttggaggaggaagatggaaggCCTCCGTTGGAACAGCGGATCCTGAAATATTGTAACGATAATGATCATACAAAAgctaaacccccccaaaaaaaaattattttattttttttaaagaataaatctaaataaataaacaggggTTGGTTCTCCTGTAAAGAGCTGCTTCCCCTTTTTcttgccttccccctccccacccgtccccaaactctccactccccccccccccccccaacacccacatcccCTTTCCTCTACCCAACCCATTTTCCTCCtcccaagacaaaaaaaacccacccacacaaccaaactcctccccccctttccttccctccccaccccgtccTCACCATACACCCCTTTTGAACTGActcttaaccccccacccccacccccacccccacacacaccctcccccatcccacccccccaccctccaccccccacccccatccagcaCCCTCCCACTCACGCATGTCGCAGCGATGTTTTgtatcatatcttttttttttctttgtcatggcAATATCTgtcattaaaaattaaaaaaagataaaataaaataaaacacgagAAGACAGACAACTTGACACACCAACTGGAataaactgtatgtgtgtgtgtttgtttttgttttgtttctttctttctttctttctttctttcttcttttcctgttgGAGAAAATTgggcagggtatgtgtgtgtgtttgtttttgttttgtttctttctttctttctttctttctttcttcttttcctgttgGAGAAAATTgggcagggtatgtgtgtgtggggggtgggggtggggggtggggtggggtgttggaagAAGCCGGGTGCAGAAAAAaagtttattgttgttattgttactgttgttgtttagcTTAtaggataatatatatatatatatatatatatatatatatatatatatatttctatatatatatatatatatatatatatctccggcaacagaagaaacagatatacataaagataaattaaaaaaaaaaaaccaacaacgtttgttgttgttattgttattattgttgcttttatctctcttttttttcggtcCAAAGGTGTCACGATTTTTTGGCATGGGTATGGCCAGACTGACTGACCGGTACAAAAAGTTTTGTTTGTTGGCAAAAACCAACGATTCGACAGACACTTCTTGTAAGGACTGTATATTCATCTTCCTTGGAGAAATGAAATCAGGGAATTCGTGTTCTGTTTTTGCCTAAGctggtatttttttcttcttccttttttccctttctttctttctgcctttctttctttctttctttcttccttctcctcctcttcctcctcctcctcctcctattcctcctcctcctcctccttcttcttcttcttcttcttcttctcctcctcctcctccttcttcttcttcttcttcttcttcttcttcttcttcttcttctcctcctcctccttcttcttcttcttcttcttcttcttcttcttcttcttcttcttcttcttcctcctcctcttcttcttcttcttcttcagacttTTCAGATATCATTTCAAATGGACATTGGTCAGGTATGGTGCGCCGTTTGTGAACACACTAAAAGTctcacagttttttgttgttgttgttgttgttttcaacgtgTTAGCCCCACTATGGCTGGCCCGTGTCATCAGCTAACCTTCaaagctgtttgtttgttttttcttcaccttACGAATATGTATAAAGTCATCACTGAAGGGATGCGCAGCGCAGACTAATCGTTTTATTTTTACTTCACTTGTTTTCCTGTAGACGAGATACCAGTGAGTCTTCAGAAGCGTTTTCTGTTTAATTGTTTGAATGATTTGCGTTACAAAGGTTCAGAGTGAGAGCGAAGCGACTGAATGGTTCGGAAgtttataagataagataagataagataaggtaagataagataagaataactttattatctccaactggagaaatttggtcaggtgcattatcacaacatagacaagtaaacaacatggggaccataactgtaaaagtcaacaacagcttttacgaatattacgaagatacaaatgtaaaaaaaaaatcttatacaccgcttcatacatacatccgcacactgcaggtaataactagtattcttaatgtaaaaacagaaagaattaagaaacattatttgaatataattataaacatagcctactatactgcacattgattataacagacagataagataagaataaagatacgttacggaaaaccgcaaccacataatcaacacacacccgcagccaccaaccccccacccaccccacacacgcggattacttgattaaacaagagtaataaacatatgttctcaaataaaagcatttcacatattctgccagtacaatgtctgtgagggtccgggttcgaatccctctcccctctcgccctttctcccacgtttgacggGAGAATCGAACCTGAGCGTCTGGATGaattgataaaccgaggtcccgtacgcAGCACACACTAGGCGcattggaaaagaacccacggcagcaaaagtgtCGTACGCTGGCATAATGATGTACAAGAATCCATTCTGATATATACACAAATATTGATACACGCACTCAAggtgctttgggttatgctgctggtcaggcatctgcctagtagatgtggtgtagcgtatatggatttgttcgagtgcagagacgcctccttgagtaactgaaactgaaactggaactacaGGGGCTCATTTGGGACATGTGGGGATAATCAGAACCCAAACGTTCAGAGCTTCTTCAACAGGTAAAGCAGGCTTGTGCTCAAGTCATGGCTAGAGGGTGAGTTAAAGTTAGTGAAAATCTGACACATATGCAGTTTGAACGAccgtgcattcttcttcttctaattcttcttctccttctccttctcctcctcctcctcctcctccttcttcttcttcttcttcttcttcttctccttctccttctccttctcctcctcctcctcctccttcttcttctccttctcctcctcctccttctcctcccccttcttcttcttcttcttcttcgttcgtgggctgcaactttcacgttcactcgtatatacacgagtggatttttccgtgtatgaccgtttttaccccgccatgtaggcatccggATATTAGAAAGTTAAAAGATCAAAGGTCCCATAAACGTGACAGAATCGGTCAGGtattggacttgtggtccagtgttcaccagtgatcagggttcgaggccccgtttgggcatggtgctgtgtccttgggaaaggcttttTGCTCTGATTACCCACACTCCAGTGAGGTAGGAACAGTTCCTGGCTTCGGTCAGGGAAGGTTCAAActgcagaaggagaggactgggccccgccttcctatgccgagtgaAACtgaacggtgcctggtgggtaaagggtggagatttttctgatctcccaggtcaacatatgtgcagacctgctagtgcctgaacctccttcgtgtgtatacgcaatcagaaaaatcgaatacgcacgttaaaagatcatgtaaaccatgtcagcgttcggttggaaacaagaacatacctagcatacacacccccgaaaacggaatatggcagggtaaaaacggtcatacacgtaaaagcccactcgtgtacatacgagtgaacgtgggagttgcagcccacgaacgcagaagaagaaaaagaagactgggTTAACAGAGAAAGTGTCAGACATACCAACACGGGCACAGAACACACTGTAATAGCTGTCACAGACGTGGCGTCTCCAGTGTGACAATGGTAATTCTTCTCATACATTTATCATCTTCTCGTGCATCTTCTGTAATCAAGAAATCAGCTACGTAGGGCTGAAAAGAGCGTGGGTAGCTCagcttcaaaacaaaacattttgggTGTTTCCCATTACAACGCAAAATTCAAGGACTTCGCCATGGTGTAAaaaatttgtttttcttgtttgtttgttgttgttgttggttgtttttttgtttttgtttttgttttttgttttgttttttaggggggggggagggccaggGGGGGGCCTGGGCGTTATTGTTTGGTCAATATCAGTTCTTAACATTGGACTGGTAACTGATATTTTCTTAAGAATATTGGTCCCAGTATGAGCTCTCTTATTTGATAAGAATAGAGTAAACAGTCTTCTGTTTTTTCAGGTttgcacgttgttgtttttttaagacaacTCGATAGTTAATTGTTCAAAGAAGAGATTGAGAACTGCATTGGTTGAACGCATATGGGTATGTCCCTTTTCGTCCATCGCAGCCCTCTGAGAGTGTTGAGTATTTTCTCAGTAGGGTGTTCTCCAAGGGGCGCCTGTCACTGTCAAGCTATATTTCTGTGACTGCTGAGAACCCTTTTACACGAAAGCCAAACACTTAAGGACCCTTTTTCGTGAATCTTAATTTTGCTTGTTtcccgtcatatatatatatatatatatatatatatatatatatatatatatatatatatatatatatata
Coding sequences within:
- the LOC143276247 gene encoding CCN family member 2-like isoform X2 codes for the protein MCSRQQGDLCNPRALCDPKKELFCDKPAGNETGVCKARVHNPCLVDGITYKDGQQFQPDCARVCTCQNGFYGCVSKCPQESQRPSDSTCHKPRLLPVPGKCCKEWTCEKLDAAGAGGSILDGTRGLESDSLILQRPLFYLTTTKATTTTTTSTVRPYCRGTTSRWSPCSATCDAGVSVRIVTDQVTCATRQERRICLLRPCGTIVNTEGRDKCTPTTRSEGKMHVRFMDCVSVRQYRLKWCTTCRAQRCCYPKRTRTRTMHFTCTGGTRETLQFMWIKKCRCDRRCYRQDRKRRGRGGGGGKKKGKGKGKGKGGNNKRRRRRGRGSWRRKMEGLRWNSGS
- the LOC143276247 gene encoding CCN family member 2-like isoform X1: MCSRQQGDLCNPRALCDPKKELFCDKPAGNETGVCKARVHNPCLVDGITYKDGQQFQPDCARVCTCQNGFYGCVSKCPQESQRPSDSTCHKPRLLPVPGKCCKEWTCEKLDAAGAGGSILDGTRGLESDSLILQRPLFYLTTTKATTTTTTSTVRPYCRGTTSRWSPCSATCDAGVSVRIVTDQVTCATRQERRICLLRPCGTIVNTEQGRDKCTPTTRSEGKMHVRFMDCVSVRQYRLKWCTTCRAQRCCYPKRTRTRTMHFTCTGGTRETLQFMWIKKCRCDRRCYRQDRKRRGRGGGGGKKKGKGKGKGKGGNNKRRRRRGRGSWRRKMEGLRWNSGS